A window of Gemmatimonadota bacterium contains these coding sequences:
- a CDS encoding mannonate dehydratase codes for MKVSVWHRELSDSYLRFVTQLGADALDFGTDTDIPGVAEQGYPDLDELLKVKKKIHSWGLSINRVSLPNITEKFMTDQPGGEKELENTCAALRILAEAGVPIARQRFWGDTFNELMFRYRSEHRGGYLSRGESQALTNPVPETPDYEALQDWWKHFCIVYENLVPIAEETGIKLAIHPSDTPNPDTPLGGLGFHRVIDAFPSAQVGYLYCCGTRAEAGGSPLVLDEINNYGRKGRIFMVHFRNVRGSLATARGFEETLLDDGDMNMFKLLLELNRVGFDGCLNPDHIPGLEGDNDPITGGLAYSVGYIKALFAALAALP; via the coding sequence CATTCCCGGCGTTGCAGAACAGGGGTATCCCGACCTGGATGAACTTCTAAAAGTGAAGAAAAAAATCCATTCCTGGGGCCTGTCGATCAACCGCGTCAGCCTGCCAAATATCACAGAAAAATTTATGACCGATCAACCCGGCGGCGAAAAAGAACTCGAAAATACATGTGCGGCATTGCGCATACTTGCCGAAGCAGGCGTACCCATTGCCCGACAGCGATTCTGGGGCGACACCTTTAACGAACTCATGTTTCGCTACCGGTCTGAACACCGCGGCGGATACCTCTCGCGAGGCGAAAGTCAGGCACTGACCAATCCCGTGCCCGAAACACCCGATTACGAAGCCCTGCAAGACTGGTGGAAACACTTCTGCATCGTCTATGAAAACCTCGTGCCCATAGCCGAAGAAACCGGGATTAAGCTCGCCATTCACCCGTCCGACACCCCCAACCCGGACACCCCGCTGGGCGGCCTGGGATTTCACCGCGTCATCGACGCCTTTCCCAGCGCACAAGTCGGCTACCTCTACTGTTGCGGCACCCGCGCCGAAGCGGGAGGTTCACCGCTCGTCCTCGACGAAATTAACAACTACGGCCGCAAAGGTCGCATCTTTATGGTACACTTCCGCAATGTGCGCGGCTCACTCGCCACAGCCCGCGGTTTTGAAGAAACCCTGCTCGACGACGGCGACATGAACATGTTTAAGCTCTTGCTGGAACTCAATCGCGTGGGCTTTGATGGCTGCCTGAATCCCGATCACATTCCCGGACTCGAAGGCGACAACGATCCCATCACCGGTGGGCTGGCTTACTCCGTGGGCTACATCAAAGCGCTATTCGCCGCCCTCGCTGCCCTGCCATGA